The following proteins come from a genomic window of Winogradskyella sp. PC-19:
- a CDS encoding NAD(P)/FAD-dependent oxidoreductase — translation MKNFNTDLDIAIIGGGAAGFFAAINIAEQNPSLTIAILERGKTGLQKVKISGGGRCNVTHAEFMPSELVTNYPRGEKELLGPFHTFMTGDTITWFEERGIELKIEEDGRMFPVSNASQTIIDCFINEAKKHHVKVMYNYSVKSISAQEYGFTLKTNKEDISCKKLVIATGSNPKIWNILSDLGHAIVPPVPSLFTFDIKDERIKDIPGVVAKDVEVKVLETDLESEGPLLITHVGMSAPAILKLSAFGAVELARLNYNFKVAINFIRYGGEQCMDALKTIKQDFAKKTVSNSTQFNLPKRLWKKLVIASNINETERWADLNKNQLEALVDQLTNAVFKVTGKSTFKEEFVTAGGIDLKEINFKTFESKRIPNLYFAGEVINVDAVTGGFNFQNAWTSAYIVSQSINS, via the coding sequence TTGAAGAATTTTAATACAGATTTAGATATTGCAATTATTGGCGGTGGCGCTGCAGGTTTTTTTGCTGCTATTAATATTGCAGAGCAAAATCCAAGCCTTACAATTGCTATTCTTGAGCGAGGTAAAACAGGTTTACAAAAAGTAAAAATTTCTGGAGGTGGTCGCTGTAATGTTACACATGCCGAGTTTATGCCTTCTGAACTCGTTACGAATTACCCAAGAGGTGAAAAAGAGTTGCTTGGACCATTTCATACATTCATGACTGGCGATACTATTACTTGGTTCGAAGAGCGTGGGATAGAATTGAAGATTGAGGAAGATGGTCGTATGTTTCCTGTGTCTAATGCTTCGCAAACAATAATTGATTGTTTTATAAATGAAGCAAAAAAGCATCATGTGAAAGTGATGTATAATTATTCTGTAAAATCAATTAGCGCTCAGGAATATGGATTTACATTAAAAACCAATAAAGAAGATATTTCCTGTAAAAAATTAGTCATAGCTACAGGGAGCAATCCGAAAATTTGGAATATACTTTCAGATTTAGGCCATGCCATTGTTCCGCCAGTACCGTCATTATTTACCTTTGATATTAAAGACGAACGTATTAAAGATATTCCGGGTGTTGTTGCAAAAGACGTTGAGGTTAAGGTTTTGGAAACGGATTTAGAGTCCGAAGGACCATTACTAATTACCCATGTGGGTATGAGTGCGCCAGCAATTTTAAAATTGTCTGCTTTTGGAGCTGTTGAATTAGCAAGGCTGAATTACAATTTTAAAGTTGCTATCAATTTTATTCGCTATGGTGGAGAACAATGTATGGATGCTTTAAAGACTATAAAGCAAGATTTTGCTAAAAAAACAGTCTCTAATTCAACGCAATTCAACTTGCCAAAACGCTTATGGAAAAAGTTAGTTATAGCTTCAAATATTAATGAAACAGAGCGTTGGGCAGATTTAAATAAAAATCAATTAGAAGCACTTGTAGACCAGCTCACCAATGCCGTTTTTAAAGTTACAGGAAAAAGCACTTTTAAAGAAGAATTTGTAACTGCTGGCGGCATAGATTTAAAAGAAATTAATTTTAAAACTTTTGAGAGTAAACGTATTCCGAATCTTTATTTTGCTGGTGAAGTTATCAATGTAGATGCCGTTACTGGAGGATTTAATTTTCAAAATGCCTGGACGAGCGCTTATATTGTTTCTCAATCAATTAATAGCTGA
- a CDS encoding DUF4174 domain-containing protein, whose product MKYLVLILLFSGCLFAQDVKSHLWKDRVIVISGNEAARDTIDAQYQRFENQLEKLKDRKLVIYMCINKFCVYYDSKSKPKMFNREETSEKFSINLFGLDGGSKFSSTKIIEPKLIFDLVDSMPMRRQELRNKQN is encoded by the coding sequence ATGAAATATCTTGTATTAATACTCCTTTTTTCTGGTTGTCTTTTTGCCCAAGATGTAAAGTCACATCTTTGGAAAGATCGTGTTATTGTTATTTCTGGTAATGAAGCTGCACGCGATACTATTGACGCTCAATATCAACGTTTCGAAAACCAGTTAGAAAAATTAAAAGACAGAAAATTAGTGATTTACATGTGTATTAATAAGTTCTGTGTTTACTACGATTCAAAATCAAAACCAAAAATGTTTAATCGAGAAGAAACATCAGAGAAATTCAGTATTAATTTGTTTGGTTTAGACGGCGGAAGTAAATTTTCTTCAACTAAAATAATAGAGCCAAAATTAATTTTTGACCTCGTTGACAGTATGCCTATGCGAAGACAAGAACTGAGAAATAAGCAAAATTAA
- a CDS encoding DUF1697 domain-containing protein — translation MNVFVVLLRGINVGGHRKVPMTQLRELLSNSGYVNVQTYIQSGNVVLQSSSDSKALKQNLEEAILNHFGFEVTILVKNNTELKAIYKACPFQNEEKEKSYFMFLDTSPNTEGLAEVSKLEYIGEKVSITENCIYFFSANGYGRAKFNSNFYERKLKVNATARNYKTMLKLLAMVEEAEAKL, via the coding sequence ATGAATGTTTTTGTTGTTTTACTAAGAGGCATTAATGTTGGTGGTCACAGAAAAGTGCCTATGACTCAGTTGCGAGAGTTGCTCTCAAATTCAGGTTATGTTAATGTACAAACTTACATTCAGAGCGGAAATGTTGTGTTGCAATCATCTTCTGATTCAAAGGCATTAAAGCAAAATTTGGAAGAAGCTATCTTAAATCATTTTGGTTTTGAAGTCACGATTTTGGTAAAAAATAATACTGAATTAAAAGCGATTTATAAGGCTTGTCCTTTTCAAAATGAAGAAAAAGAGAAGAGCTATTTTATGTTCTTAGACACATCGCCTAATACTGAAGGGCTTGCTGAAGTATCAAAACTAGAATACATCGGAGAGAAAGTTAGTATTACAGAAAACTGTATTTATTTCTTTAGCGCCAATGGTTATGGGCGTGCAAAATTCAACTCCAATTTCTATGAGCGTAAGCTAAAAGTTAATGCTACAGCAAGAAATTATAAAACGATGCTAAAATTATTAGCAATGGTAGAAGAAGCTGAAGCTAAGCTCTAG
- a CDS encoding diphosphomevalonate/mevalonate 3,5-bisphosphate decarboxylase family protein: MTEQDFILKDYKTNVESGKVKWESPSNIALVKYWGKKEHQIPENPSISFTLSNCKTITEVTYTKKEGDDFSFDVIFEDKNNEAFKPKIQTFFERIEAYVPFLRYYHFKIETSNTFPHSSGIASSASGMSALALCLMSIERSLSGVEVSESYFNQKASFLARLGSGSACRSIEGELVVWGNNKSTESSDLFGVKFTEDIHPNFQDYQDAILLVDKGEKQVSSTVGHKLMFGHPFAQKRFEQAHENLAELKDVLISGNQKRFIEIVESEAMTLHAMMMTSMPYFILMKPNTLEIINKIWQFRAESGSNICFTLDAGANVHVLFPKAEQEKVYEFIKTQLVGYCQNGHYICDNVGKGAQKL, translated from the coding sequence ATGACAGAGCAAGATTTTATTCTTAAAGACTATAAAACCAACGTTGAAAGCGGAAAAGTAAAATGGGAATCACCTAGTAATATAGCTTTGGTGAAATATTGGGGAAAAAAGGAACATCAAATTCCAGAAAATCCATCTATCAGTTTCACACTATCTAATTGCAAAACAATTACTGAAGTCACTTATACCAAAAAAGAAGGTGATGATTTTAGTTTTGATGTGATTTTTGAAGATAAAAATAATGAGGCTTTCAAGCCAAAAATCCAAACCTTTTTTGAGCGTATTGAAGCTTATGTCCCGTTTTTAAGATACTATCATTTTAAAATTGAAACGTCTAATACGTTTCCGCATAGTTCTGGTATTGCATCTTCAGCTTCAGGTATGAGTGCCTTGGCTTTGTGTTTGATGAGTATTGAACGTTCACTGAGCGGAGTCGAAGTGAGCGAATCTTATTTCAATCAAAAAGCGTCCTTTTTAGCGCGTTTAGGCTCAGGGAGTGCTTGCAGAAGTATTGAAGGCGAATTGGTAGTATGGGGAAATAATAAATCGACAGAGAGTTCAGATTTATTCGGCGTCAAATTTACGGAAGACATCCATCCAAATTTTCAAGACTATCAAGATGCTATTTTATTAGTGGATAAAGGTGAAAAGCAAGTCAGTAGTACTGTTGGGCATAAACTAATGTTTGGTCATCCTTTTGCCCAAAAACGCTTTGAGCAAGCTCATGAAAATTTAGCAGAATTAAAAGATGTCCTCATTTCAGGAAATCAAAAGCGATTTATAGAAATTGTTGAAAGTGAAGCTATGACGCTTCATGCGATGATGATGACAAGTATGCCATATTTTATACTAATGAAACCAAATACGTTAGAAATCATTAATAAAATTTGGCAGTTTAGAGCAGAGTCAGGTTCTAATATTTGCTTTACTTTAGATGCTGGTGCTAACGTACATGTCTTGTTTCCAAAGGCTGAGCAAGAAAAAGTTTATGAATTCATTAAGACCCAGTTGGTTGGTTATTGCCAAAATGGTCACTATATTTGTGATAACGTCGGAAAAGGTGCTCAAAAATTATGA
- a CDS encoding mevalonate kinase, translated as MKGPLFYSKILLFGEYGIIKDSKGLSIPYNFYNGALKVDENPSEEAIKSNQSLTRFAVYLKEIDTDLVNFDTEKLQGDVDAGMYFDSSIPQGYGVGSSGALVAAIYDKYATDKITVLENLTREKLLKLKSIFSEMESFFHGKSSGLDPLNSYLSLPILINSKDNIEATGIPSQKTEGKGAVFLLDSGIVGETAPMVSIFMENMKNEGFRSMLKEQFIKHTDACVDDFLKGDIKSLFKNTKQLSKVVLNNFKPMIPKQFHELWKKGIETNDYYLKLCGSGGGGYILGFTENIDNAREALRGQKLEVVYNF; from the coding sequence ATGAAAGGTCCCCTATTTTATTCTAAAATTCTGTTATTCGGTGAATACGGAATTATTAAAGATTCTAAAGGATTATCAATTCCATATAATTTTTATAATGGCGCGCTCAAAGTTGATGAAAATCCATCTGAAGAAGCCATAAAATCAAATCAAAGTTTAACCCGTTTTGCAGTCTACTTGAAAGAGATAGATACTGATTTGGTTAATTTTGACACAGAAAAACTTCAGGGTGATGTTGATGCTGGTATGTACTTCGATTCTTCAATACCACAAGGTTATGGTGTTGGTAGTAGTGGTGCTTTAGTTGCTGCGATTTACGATAAGTATGCAACAGATAAAATTACTGTTTTAGAAAATTTAACTCGAGAAAAACTTTTAAAACTAAAGTCCATTTTTTCAGAAATGGAGTCTTTTTTTCATGGTAAATCCTCTGGATTAGACCCACTAAACAGTTACTTAAGTTTACCGATACTAATCAACTCAAAGGATAATATTGAAGCTACAGGTATTCCTTCTCAGAAAACTGAGGGTAAAGGTGCTGTATTTTTGTTAGACAGTGGTATCGTTGGAGAGACTGCCCCGATGGTAAGCATCTTCATGGAAAACATGAAAAATGAAGGTTTTAGAAGTATGCTTAAAGAGCAGTTTATAAAACATACAGATGCTTGTGTGGATGACTTCTTAAAAGGCGATATTAAGTCTCTATTCAAAAACACAAAGCAATTATCTAAAGTTGTACTTAACAACTTTAAACCAATGATTCCAAAACAATTTCACGAACTTTGGAAAAAAGGTATCGAAACTAACGATTACTATTTGAAGCTATGTGGCTCTGGTGGTGGTGGCTATATTCTTGGTTTTACAGAGAATATAGATAATGCAAGAGAAGCTCTTAGAGGTCAGAAATTAGAAGTCGTTTATAATTTCTAA
- a CDS encoding geranylgeranylglycerol-phosphate geranylgeranyltransferase codes for MLPKAQKHFILKVFSLFSVVRGYNILVVVIAQYLAAIYIFAPDLHFKDVLFDINILMLVLASSATIASGYIINNFYDSEKDLINRPNKSMLDRLVSQNTKLSIYFTLNFLAVIFASYVSFRTVLFFALYIFAIWFYSHKLKKMPITGNLVSAILTVTPFFAIFIYYKNFEWVIFMHALFLFLLVSMRELTKDLENIKGDLALNYRTVPVVYGENVAKYLLTGAILITCFSAFILIVYFEIGYMYYFFYASVILLLTFLLLLWKSNSKTHYLWLHNILKFIIVAGVFSILLIDINLVLNRL; via the coding sequence ATGTTACCGAAGGCTCAAAAACACTTCATTTTAAAGGTTTTTAGTCTCTTTTCTGTGGTACGCGGTTATAACATACTTGTAGTTGTCATCGCTCAATATTTAGCAGCTATATACATATTTGCCCCAGATTTACATTTTAAAGATGTATTATTTGATATTAATATACTGATGTTGGTTTTGGCATCTTCAGCTACAATTGCTTCGGGTTATATTATCAATAATTTTTATGATTCGGAAAAAGACTTAATCAATCGTCCAAACAAAAGCATGTTAGATCGTTTGGTGAGTCAAAACACTAAGCTTTCTATATATTTTACACTTAATTTTCTTGCAGTAATTTTTGCGAGTTATGTTTCTTTCAGAACAGTACTATTTTTTGCGTTATATATTTTTGCAATTTGGTTTTATTCTCACAAGCTCAAAAAAATGCCAATTACAGGCAACTTGGTTTCAGCGATACTAACTGTAACACCTTTTTTTGCTATTTTTATCTATTATAAAAATTTTGAATGGGTCATTTTTATGCATGCCTTGTTCTTGTTTTTGCTTGTATCAATGCGAGAGTTGACAAAGGATTTAGAAAACATAAAAGGTGATTTAGCTCTCAATTACAGAACTGTGCCAGTAGTTTATGGAGAAAATGTCGCCAAATATTTACTCACGGGTGCTATATTAATCACTTGTTTTTCAGCATTTATTCTAATTGTTTATTTCGAAATTGGATACATGTATTATTTCTTTTATGCAAGTGTAATTTTACTGCTTACTTTTCTACTACTGTTATGGAAATCTAATTCAAAAACACATTATCTATGGCTTCATAATATTCTGAAGTTTATTATTGTTGCTGGGGTTTTTTCCATATTACTTATAGATATTAATCTTGTTTTAAATCGATTATAA
- a CDS encoding carbon-nitrogen hydrolase family protein: protein MNTTLKIAMAQIAPVWLDKSETLKKIEKSISDAAKENAELVVFGEALLPGYPFWLALTGGAEWNTDVNKKLHAHYVSNSICIEKGELDSVCKLAKANKMAVYLGIMERPEDRGGHSIYASLVYINERGEVQSVHRKLQPTYDERLTWAPGDGNGLKVHSLKAFTVGGLNCWENWMPLPRTALYGQGENLHIAVWPGSDHNTKDITRFIARESRSYVVSVSSLMAKTDFPKDTPYYNEIVKNAPDTLANGGSCIAGPDGEWIVEPVLHKEGLIYQTIDFNCVLEERQNFDAVGHYSRPDVTKLTVNTERQTTVEIK from the coding sequence ATGAATACGACACTAAAAATTGCCATGGCGCAAATTGCTCCAGTTTGGTTAGATAAATCAGAAACACTAAAGAAAATCGAGAAATCAATTTCTGATGCAGCCAAAGAAAATGCCGAGCTTGTTGTTTTTGGTGAGGCTTTACTACCAGGTTATCCATTTTGGTTAGCTCTAACTGGTGGTGCTGAGTGGAATACAGATGTCAATAAAAAGTTGCATGCACATTATGTAAGCAACTCTATTTGTATAGAAAAAGGAGAATTAGACTCGGTATGTAAACTAGCAAAAGCAAATAAAATGGCTGTGTATTTGGGTATTATGGAGCGCCCTGAAGATCGAGGCGGACATAGTATTTATGCATCATTGGTTTATATCAACGAAAGAGGAGAAGTGCAATCTGTACATCGTAAACTACAACCAACCTATGACGAGCGTTTAACTTGGGCACCAGGTGATGGTAATGGACTAAAAGTACATTCGTTAAAAGCATTTACTGTTGGTGGACTTAATTGTTGGGAAAATTGGATGCCGTTACCAAGAACTGCATTGTATGGGCAAGGCGAAAATTTGCATATTGCAGTATGGCCAGGAAGCGACCATAATACAAAAGATATTACTCGTTTTATTGCCAGAGAGTCACGTTCTTATGTGGTTTCTGTATCGAGTTTAATGGCAAAAACAGATTTCCCAAAAGACACACCTTACTACAACGAAATCGTTAAAAACGCACCTGATACTTTAGCCAATGGCGGTAGCTGTATTGCTGGACCAGATGGCGAGTGGATTGTAGAGCCAGTCTTACATAAAGAAGGACTTATCTACCAAACGATAGATTTTAATTGTGTATTAGAGGAACGACAAAATTTTGATGCTGTCGGTCATTATTCACGTCCAGATGTTACTAAATTGACAGTTAATACAGAGCGTCAAACAACTGTAGAAATAAAATAG
- a CDS encoding pseudouridine synthase: protein MTKQQGNKGKGKPARNQKDSVGKKPFVKRNAPFKKKAAPKRASNPDEIRLNKYIANSGMCSRREADENISIGLVTVNGKVITEMGYKVKLGDEVKFDGRRINPEPKVYVLLNKPKGFATTTAEGKGRTVMDLVSNATSAKIKPIGRLGRNSLGLLLFTNDDEVVQKFTNSKNGVGRLFQIELDKNLKFEDLKQIQEGFKVQGKQVAVEEISYIEGEPKNKIGIKIKNTGNTILRTIFDHFNYDIVKIDCVAIAHLTKKDIPRGHWKHLTIQEINTLKMI from the coding sequence ATGACCAAACAGCAAGGCAATAAAGGAAAAGGGAAACCCGCACGTAATCAAAAAGATAGTGTGGGCAAAAAGCCATTTGTAAAAAGAAATGCGCCTTTTAAGAAGAAAGCTGCACCAAAAAGAGCATCTAATCCAGATGAGATTAGATTAAATAAATACATAGCTAATTCTGGAATGTGTTCGCGTCGCGAAGCTGACGAAAATATATCTATAGGACTAGTTACCGTAAACGGAAAAGTAATTACAGAAATGGGTTACAAAGTAAAGTTAGGTGACGAAGTAAAGTTTGATGGGAGACGAATCAATCCAGAGCCAAAAGTTTATGTATTGCTTAATAAACCAAAAGGTTTTGCAACCACGACTGCCGAAGGTAAAGGCAGAACAGTAATGGATTTGGTATCTAATGCTACTAGCGCAAAAATAAAACCTATAGGCAGATTAGGGCGTAACTCTTTAGGGTTATTGTTATTTACTAACGATGACGAAGTCGTACAGAAGTTTACCAATTCTAAAAATGGTGTAGGACGATTGTTTCAGATTGAATTGGATAAGAATCTAAAGTTTGAAGATTTAAAACAAATCCAAGAAGGTTTTAAGGTGCAAGGAAAACAAGTTGCTGTCGAAGAGATAAGTTATATTGAAGGAGAACCAAAAAACAAAATCGGGATTAAAATCAAGAACACAGGAAACACAATTCTGCGTACTATTTTTGACCACTTTAATTACGATATAGTAAAGATAGACTGTGTAGCGATTGCGCACTTAACCAAAAAAGATATACCAAGAGGACATTGGAAACACCTGACGATTCAGGAAATAAACACTTTGAAGATGATTTAA
- a CDS encoding RidA family protein, with the protein MNRTTNRLILFMAFLTFAFGFQSCKEKQQEESKEVEKEVIVEFEKPEYFLLRPEVEKAYGYSHAVKIGNSIKVSGAVSMDDEGNPTAIGDIEQQMKNCYADLEKILKHFGCTFDDVVKEDIFTTDMAQMLEKSAYRAEIYKNGFPTGSWLEVKGLALPEFMVEIELEVHKSK; encoded by the coding sequence ATGAATAGAACAACCAACCGACTGATATTATTCATGGCATTCTTGACTTTTGCTTTTGGATTCCAAAGTTGTAAAGAAAAGCAACAGGAAGAATCAAAAGAAGTTGAAAAAGAAGTAATTGTTGAATTCGAGAAACCTGAATATTTTCTCTTGCGACCTGAGGTAGAGAAAGCTTACGGATATTCACACGCTGTAAAAATCGGAAATAGTATTAAAGTCTCTGGAGCAGTAAGCATGGACGATGAAGGAAACCCAACTGCAATTGGCGATATAGAACAGCAGATGAAAAACTGTTATGCTGATTTGGAAAAAATATTAAAACACTTTGGCTGCACATTTGACGATGTGGTAAAGGAAGATATTTTTACAACCGATATGGCACAAATGCTAGAAAAATCAGCATATCGAGCTGAAATTTATAAAAACGGATTTCCAACTGGCTCTTGGCTTGAGGTAAAAGGATTGGCGTTGCCCGAATTTATGGTTGAAATCGAACTTGAAGTACATAAATCGAAATAA
- a CDS encoding GLPGLI family protein, with the protein MIDFKLTLTLVIFLFGNLINAQNTSEKYLVSYLEKRISSEKGLKRIDKFPNLLKERMLKQINEGEEKFLFIDNYESVYSLKKMIKRKETVIDEVSPEETIETTSSLATTEYFKKSNDSLLVLKKNIGDDIHIIKTNLYPFEWKLIDEAKEINSINCKKATTVDDKGNEIEAWYTEDIPIYNGPSIYGGLPGLIIQLKTKNRFFNVQTIEKTNTEEKIDFPSTKNSITMEEFKIQFNSKNDSGWHVKNQGKI; encoded by the coding sequence ATGATTGATTTTAAATTAACACTAACACTCGTTATATTTCTATTTGGAAACCTAATTAATGCTCAAAATACTAGTGAGAAATATTTAGTTAGTTATCTAGAAAAAAGAATTAGTAGCGAAAAAGGACTTAAAAGAATAGACAAATTTCCAAACCTTTTGAAAGAAAGAATGTTGAAACAAATCAACGAAGGTGAAGAGAAATTCCTTTTTATAGATAATTATGAATCTGTTTATTCATTAAAGAAAATGATAAAAAGAAAAGAAACAGTTATAGATGAGGTAAGTCCAGAAGAGACTATAGAAACGACCTCAAGTTTGGCTACAACCGAGTATTTCAAGAAGAGTAATGATTCATTGCTTGTGTTAAAAAAAAATATTGGTGATGATATTCACATCATAAAAACAAATTTGTACCCATTCGAATGGAAACTAATTGACGAGGCTAAGGAAATAAATTCGATAAATTGTAAGAAAGCTACAACAGTTGATGATAAAGGTAACGAAATAGAAGCCTGGTATACAGAAGATATTCCAATATATAATGGACCTTCAATTTATGGCGGACTACCAGGATTAATAATCCAACTAAAAACAAAAAATCGTTTTTTCAACGTGCAAACTATAGAGAAAACAAATACTGAAGAAAAAATTGACTTTCCATCTACAAAAAATTCCATAACGATGGAAGAATTTAAGATACAGTTTAATTCAAAGAATGATTCTGGGTGGCATGTTAAGAATCAAGGAAAGATATAA